The Prochlorococcus marinus str. MIT 9301 genome segment CCTTTACTAAGAATCAAATTTGTTGTTATTCCACCTTTTGAAATCAAATATCCTATTTCATACTTCACATCCGCGACTAATTCAGCAATAAAACAAGCAAGTAAATTATAAAAATTAAATAGTTCAGAAGCATCTAAAGACATAAATTTTCTTGAAGTAAACAAAACAGGAGTTTTCCCTTTCTCAAAAGAAAATCTAATTTCTTTCAAAAATTTATTTTTAAACAAATTCCTTCGCTTCTGATTATTATCTGATGAAGTAATTTCAAAGAATTCAAAAACATCTAATTCAACTGGATTGCAATTACTTATATCTAATAAATTATTCAATTGTATTGTTGTAAGTTCTACATAAGATCCAACAATTATCAGTCCTGGAAGGAAACTCTTTTCTTTATTTCTTATTCTTAAATTGGAGAAAAATATTTCACTCTTAGAGACACTTTTTTTCTCAGAAATTGAACTTATAAAACTTGCTGCAGTTCGAAAAAGGAATCTTTTTTCTTTAATTAATTTTTTAATTACTTTAGAAAATTTTTTTAGTTGAGAATAATTTTCTACATCTACAACTACATGTTTATTATTCTTCAAGTTCTTTAGTGTTTTAAAAACAATATTATTTTCTTCATCATTTAGCATTTCGATATCTGACAATAAAAGATTTTGTATATCGTCAAAATTTATTTGCGATTTACTCTGCTGAAATAAAAGATTCTTGACATTACTTGTCTCATATCCAAAAATTTTATCTTTTGCAAAAATTGTTTGACTAATAGGAGTTTTATCAACAAAATGAGATCCATTAATTGTGAATCTTTTACCCTCTATAAAGGCTGGAATATGAAAAGTAGCATCAAAAGGACCTAAGCAACTATTTAGAGCAATTGGCTCTAAAAAGTTATGTCCTCTAAGAGTAGAGTCTCCTCTACTTATAAAAATAATTTCTTCTTCATAGGCTTGAGAAGTAATTACAGTCTTAAGATTTTTGCAAATTTCCTCTATTGTTAATTTCGCATCATTTTCCGATAGTGACCTTGTGTTAGCCAAAATAAAAAATAAATTAGATTTAGATTCAAAACCTTCGACTAAAGTTGAGCAGTCCCACTTAAGCAGTAATAAGCAATCGTGAACAGTTTGAGAACCTGTGGGATCATCATCTATAACGACAAATTTCATAAGTATTTCAAAACTACTTAAGAGATTTTATTTGTATTGAAGCATTGAACCTCTTACTATCATTTGAAGGAATCATAATGTTTCTAAATCCATCAACAAAAGAATTTCGAGGACTAGTCCAAGGTTCCAGACATATCATTCTTCTTGGAGGATCACTCCAAACAACGCCTAAATCAAAAGGATATGGATGGTTTAAAGTTACCTCTCTTTTAAAAATCTTATCTCGAAAAGAGCTTCTACCCGAAGTATACATAAGTAGATCAACTCCTAAATTAATTTTTTTTAATTCATCCAAAGTATTGCTTATAGTATTTCTTTCTTGATCCTGACAATTAAGTGGATTATCAACAAACTCT includes the following:
- a CDS encoding four-carbon acid sugar kinase family protein; its protein translation is MKFVVIDDDPTGSQTVHDCLLLLKWDCSTLVEGFESKSNLFFILANTRSLSENDAKLTIEEICKNLKTVITSQAYEEEIIFISRGDSTLRGHNFLEPIALNSCLGPFDATFHIPAFIEGKRFTINGSHFVDKTPISQTIFAKDKIFGYETSNVKNLLFQQSKSQINFDDIQNLLLSDIEMLNDEENNIVFKTLKNLKNNKHVVVDVENYSQLKKFSKVIKKLIKEKRFLFRTAASFISSISEKKSVSKSEIFFSNLRIRNKEKSFLPGLIIVGSYVELTTIQLNNLLDISNCNPVELDVFEFFEITSSDNNQKRRNLFKNKFLKEIRFSFEKGKTPVLFTSRKFMSLDASELFNFYNLLACFIAELVADVKYEIGYLISKGGITTNLILSKGLNADYVYLRGQILKGISVVTYNLKNGEKLPIVTHPGNIGTKDSLVNIWKVFENKNNF